In the genome of Nymphaea colorata isolate Beijing-Zhang1983 chromosome 9, ASM883128v2, whole genome shotgun sequence, one region contains:
- the LOC116260058 gene encoding disease resistance protein RGA2-like, whose product MSETIISLLLEKVAGFAQDEILKAATAKAEVEKLETRLKAIQPFLRAAYNEQFSSKDVKDWVWRLNEVIYDALDVIDLYRIKSKVHKGLNSVARFPKTIRLLRKTGTKIMKINERLKMMDEEKNQYGLKPMLEESSTLVYSLGVLKEERETISAITDMKIIGREEDEEVVLKWLFEESNPHEDSASVIAIVAMGGVGKTALAKKLYHNSRVQDYFDKCMWVCVAETSKLSDLFGKILEVVEEKGSCSTQLPTVAEALRSKITDHLKNKRFLLVLDDVWDNAWWKEMKGLLQDCTSGSKVLITTRQMEVAKAIGLAHLHELKCLNEEQSWELFLSKTLRRGEDERDLDGVKDVGKAIVQKCGGLPLALNAVGGLLQQKQRRKPDWQDVLRSPLWNWKGPQNNNKVFAAIALSYMTIPFQLKQCLTYCCMYPKDFVMKKTDLVRLWVAEGFISTEEGMEMEVTAESCLHTLVGCSLIQDAGNGRYTLHDLVHDFALYMREKEYVSTDQLNSKKVFHHARYVSSVGGGCSSETLRGQEKLRGLMCHEVDCVPTFNFVAFRWLRVLDLRWGKFSKLPESIGDLMLLKYINLLGARIFELPESIIRLRELQTLILSHSEVKRLPNKISELGSLRHLDIDETELLEYLPSEIGMMTCLQTLSKFVVGSGRTLDESMGSSLSELRELNYLRGNLRIEHLERVGSLEEADHAELKRKESLHGLHLSCDMSYDIEFNKTVIEKVEQVYERMEPPTAIESISIKYYPGTKCPTWISSSTYSCLRNIEVWDCKFLENLPNLGFLPNLVDLLIYSVKMIKVFDTTCDHMCGKVAFPKLEKLRLWTMKNLEEWKFDSKVENMPCLEELDIQGCPNLRAIPFFSTLKKLTIEYMAGWGGWPMAKERDMPCLKKMSISSSEKLKLLPRLSSGLVKTTIISCPSVTLTSMPELKKVRHLDVISCPNLEYSLLQGLQDGKLESLVIEDCLNLCSIPVITGLKRLHLRNLPRLQSLCMTFASTMGLKFLSLRNLPQLQSLPSTFLDSLRGLEELDLRHMLGSVDVEELLARLGMERLRRLRVSGFHDLGVEWLESRISDLLQLKQLDIEDCPRLLMSVINVLKQHPLPNLEFLRLASLVSDGPIRPTYVNMKCELVIDSVETSNKLAGLMEKLSSKVRGLDIKVLAGVDSLPEWIQQLHQLQYLRVHESPHLTRLPHWLNKLSQLEWLELDNLPELVEVPAVAFKCLEGLQSLHIYSCPKLSSLPDELSSLPRLRHLNIFGALWLSGGERKAKARTSSPASVTSFLKKIKYENCRYLK is encoded by the coding sequence ATGTCAGAGACAATCATTTCTCTGCTGTTGGAGAAGGTGGCCGGTTTTGCGCAAGATGAAATCCTGAAAGCTGCAACTGCTAAGGCTGAAGTGGAAAAGCTGGAGACAAGACTGAAAGCAATCCAACCCTTCCTCAGAGCTGCCTACAACGAGCAGTTCTCGTCAAAAGACGTTAAGGACTGGGTGTGGAGGCTGAACGAGGTCATCTATGATGCTCTCGATGTCATCGACCTCTATCGGATCAAGTCAAAGGTACACAAAGGTCTCAACTCGGTTGCCAGATTCCCTAAGACAATTCGTCTCCTTCGCAAAACCGGCACTAAGATAATGAAGATCAATGAGAGACTCAAGATGATGGATGAGGAGAAAAATCAGTATGGCCTTAAGCCAATGTTGGAAGAATCATCAACCTTAGTTTACAGTTTGGGAGTTCTAAAGGAAGAGCGCGAGACAATTTCAGCTATCACAGACATGAAGATTATAGGaagagaggaagatgaagaagtggTGCTCAAGTGGTTGTTTGAAGAATCAAACCCACATGAAGATAGCGCTTCTGTTATAGCGATTGTAGCGATGGGTGGAGTTGGAAAGACTGCTCTTGCCAAAAAACTCTACCATAACAGTAGGGTacaggattactttgataaatGCATGTGGGTTTGTGTTGCAGAGACGTCAAAGCTATCGGATCTGTTCGGAAAGATATTAGAAGTggtggaagaaaaaggaagttgTTCCACGCAATTACCTACTGTTGCTGAAGCCCTACGTTCCAAGATCACCGATCACTTGAAGAATAAAAGGTTTCTGCTGGTATTAGATGACGTTTGGGACAATGCATGGTGGAAGGAGATGAAAGGTCTCTTGCAAGATTGCACATCAGGGAGTAAGGTGCTCATAACCActaggcagatggaagttgcCAAAGCCATAGGGCTTGCACACTTGCACGAGCTTAAATGCCTAAATGAGGAGCAAAGTTGGGAACTATTTTTAAGCAAGACATTAAGAAGAGGTGAGGATGAGAGAGATCTTGATGGAGTGAAGGATGTTGGAAAAGCAATAGTGCAGAAATGTGGAGGATTGCCTCTTGCCTTGAATGCCGTAGGTGGTCTTTTACAACAGAAGCAGAGAAGAAAGCCTGATTGGCAAGACGTTCTTAGAAGTCCACTTTGGAATTGGAAAGGTCCACAAAATAACAACAAAGTGTTCGCTGCAATTGCCTTGAGTTACATGACCATACCGTTCCAATTAAAACAGTGTCTCACATATTGTTGCATGTACCCCAAGGATTTTGTAATGAAGAAGACAGATTTAGTGAGGCTTTGGGTTGCAGAAGGTTTTATTTCGACGGAAGAAGGTATGGAGATGGAGGTTACAGCAGAAAGCTGTTTGCACACATTGGTTGGCTGTAGTTTAATCCAAGACGCAGGAAATGGGAGATACACCTTACATGATCTTGTTCACGACTTTGCTCTTTACATGAGAGAGAAGGAATATGTGAGCACAGATCAATTGAACTCTAAAAAGGTTTTTCATCATGCTCGCTATGTTTCATCAGTTGGTGGAGGGTGTTCATCGGAGACACTGAGAGGACAAGAGAAGTTGAGGGGATTAATGTGCCATGAGGTTGATTGCGTACCTACCTTCAATTTTGTTGCTTTTAGGTGGTTAAGGGTGTTGGACTTGCGGTGGggcaaattttcaaaactgcCGGAGTCAATTGGGGACCTAATGCTCTTGAAGTACATCAATCTTTTAGGTGCACGAATATTTGAGTTGCCTGAATCCATCATTAGACTTCGTGAGTTGCAGACATTGATCCTGAGTCATAGCGAGGTAAAGAGACTTCCAAACAAGATCTCAGAATTAGGTTCCTTGAGACATCTTGATATCGATGAAACAGAACTTCTAGAATATTTACCAAGTGAAATTGGGATGATGACTTGTTTGCAAACATTGTCAAAATTTGTGGTCGGCAGCGGTAGAACATTGGATGAAAGCATGGGAAGCAGTTTATCTGAGCTACGTGAACTAAACTATTTAAGAGGAAATCTGAGAATAGAGCACTTAGAAAGAGTCGGTAGTCTAGAAGAGGCAGACCATGcagaattaaaaagaaaagaaagtctgCATGGATTGCATTTATCTTGTGACATGAGTTATGACATTGAATTCAATAAAACTGTCATAGAAAAAGTGGAGCAAGTTTATGAGCGGATGGAACCTCCAACAGCCATTGAAAGTATTAGTATTAAGTATTATCCAGGTACGAAATGTCCCACCTGGATTAGTTCTAGCACATACTCTTGCTTGCGAAACATCGAAGTATGGGACTGCAAATTCTTAGAAAACTTGCCCAACCTTGGGTTCTTGCCCAATCTGGTGGACTTATTAATATATAGTGTCAAAATGATCAAGGTGTTTGATACTACATGCGACCACATGTGTGGAAAAGTCGCATTTCCCAAGCTAGAAAAACTACGGTTGTGGACCATGAAGAACTTGGAGGAGTGGAAGTTTGATTCAAAGGTAGAGAATATGCCTTGCCTTGAGGAGTTGGATATCCAAGGTTGCCCAAATTTAAGGGCAATCCCATTCTTTTCAACCCTCAAGAAACTAACAATTGAGTACATGGCTGGGTGGGGAGGTTGGCCCATGGCGAAGGAAAGAGATATGCCATGTCtgaaaaaaatgagcatttcatCAAGTGAAAAGTTGAAGCTCTTACCACGTCTCTCTTCTGGGCTAGTAAAGACAACAATAATCAGCTGTCCCTCCGTTACTTTGACCAGCATGCCGGAGCTAAAGAAGGTGAGGCATTTGGACGTTATTTCTTGTCCAAATCTAGAATATTCTCTTCTCCAAGGACTTCAAGATGGCAAGCTCGAGTCATTGGTGATTGAAGACTGTTTGAATCTATGTTCAATACCAGTTATCACAGGATTAAAAAGGCTACATTTAAGGAACTTACCTCGGCTCCAGTCATTGTGTATGACGTTTGCTAGTACTATGGGATTGAAGTTTCTGAGTTTAAGGAACTTGCCTCAACTCCAGTCACTGCCTTCGACGTTTCTAGATAGCCTTAGGGGGCTTGAAGAGCTGGACTTGCGTCATATGCTTGGGTCTGTGGATGTAGAGGAGCTTCTTGCCCGGTTAGGAATGGAAAGGTTGAGGAGGTTGAGAGTAAGTGGGTTTCACGATCTGGGAGTGGAGTGGTTGGAGAGTCGAATCAGTGACTTGCTTCAGCTGAAACAGCTAGACATAGAGGATTGTCCCAGACTACTGATGTCCGTCATAAATGTTCTCAAACAACACCCCCTCCCCAACCTTGAATTTTTGCGACTTGCCAGCTTGGTCAGTGATGGTCCGATACGGCCGACATACGTAAACATGAAATGTGAGTTAGTCATAGATTCTGTGGAAACGAGCAACAAGTTGGCTGGTTTAATGGAAAAGTTGAGCAGCAAGGTAAGGGGTCTAGACATTAAGGTGTTGGCTGGCGTGGACTCACTACCAGAGTGGATTCAACAACTTCACCAGTTGCAATACTTGAGAGTTCATGAAAGTCCTCATCTCACTCGTTTGCCTCATTGGTTGAACAAACTGTCCCAACTAGAATGGTTGGAGTTGGATAATCTGCCAGAGTTGGTAGAAGTGCCTGCAGTAGCATTCAAATGTCTCGAAGGGCTCCAGTCACTCCATATCTATTCCTGTCCAAAGTTGAGTTCCTTGCCAGATGAGCTTTCAAGTCTCCCCAGGCTTCGACACTTGAACATTTTCGGTGCTCTCTGGCTGAGTGGTGGCGAACGCAAGGCCAAGGCCAGGACAAGTTCCCCAGCCTCCGTGACATCCTTtctgaagaaaatcaaatatgaaaattgcCGATACTTGAAGTGA